The genomic interval GCACGTAATAAAATGCATGTTCGTGATGGTGTTATAAAAAATATACTCGTGTTTTTCGGTGGTAGTGATTTGACCAATGAAACAATGAAAGCGCTGAAAGCAATTGAAAAATTGAAAAGAAAAGATATTGCGGTGAACGTTGTTGTTGGCGGAAGCAATCAGCATAAAGGTGAAGTGGAATTGTTCTGTCGACAATACGAAAACATGTATTGTTATTGTCAGGTAAATAATATGGCAGATTTGATGAATAGAGCAGACTTAGCAATAGGTGCTGGTGGTACGACAACATGGGAAAGATGGTTTCTTGGTTTGCCAGCAATTGTGATTGCGATTGCAGAGAATCAAGTGAAAATTTGTGAGGATTGTGATCAAGCAGGTATTATCAAATATTTAGGATATTCAAGTAGTATAGTCGTTGAAAATATACGATATACTTTAGAAAAATTGATTTGTGAAAATGAAATGAAAAATATTATAGAACGATTAAATGATTTTAAATGTGATTTTAATGACAAGTTCTTTGATGAATATTTTAAAAATATTGAGGGATAGATTCATGTTTAAACTAATGCCAATTGATGAGCAAAATTTAAAATTGATTTTGCAATGGCGGAATGCCAAACGTATAAGAGAATGTATGGTTAATGATGAAGTGATTACATGGCAAGAACATCTTCAATGGTTTGAAAATTTAAAGACGCGAAATGATAGAGAAGTTTTAGCTTTTCTTGTGGAAAATAGACCTGTAGGAATTGTATCATTTATTGATATTGATAGAATGCATCATCATTGTCATTGGGGATTTTATATTGGGGAAGAGAATGCTCCAAAAGGCTGTGGGACAATAATGGCTTATTATGCGTTGTCTTATGCATTTGAGAAATATAAAGTTCATAAAATTAATAGTGAAGTAATTGATTATAATGTAAAGAGTATTAATTATCATAGAAGCTTAGGATTTGAGCAAAATGGAAAGATGCTAGATGAACTTTTTCGAGAAGATAAGTATATTGATTTAGTACTATTTACTTTATTTAAAGAAAAATGGAATCAAATAAAGGAAAATGTTTATCGAAAAGGGTTAGAAAAGATAGGGATTGATAAATTTGAAAATACAAAGTAGAACAAAACCTTTTATTATTGCAGAAATGTCAGGAAACCATAATCAATCTTTAGAACGAGCTTTGAAAATTGTAGAATTGGCTGCAAAAAGTGGCGTGGATGCGTTAAAAATTCAAACTTATACAGCGGATACAATGACTTTAGATATTAATGAAAGAGAGTTTTTTATTAAAGATAAAAATAGTTTATGGGAAGGCGCTTCTTTATATAATTTATACCAGAAGGCATATACACCGTGGGAATGGCATGAGCCGATATTTCAGCGGTGTAAAGAACTTGGGATCATTGGGTTTAGTACACCTTTTGATTCGACATCAGTGGAGTTTCTTGAAAGCTTAGATGTACCATTTTATAAAATTGCTTCTTTTGAAAATGTTGATTTGCCACTAATTAAGAAGGTTTCGCAAACTGGTAAGCCGATTATTGCTTCGACAGGGATGGCTTCGTTAGCTGAACTTGATGATTTGGTACAAACAGCAAGAGTAAATGGTTGTACAGATTTGATATTACTGAAATGTACAAGCAGTTATCCATCAACACCAGCAGGAACAAATTTATTAACAATTCCACATATGAAACAGCTCTTTAATTGTAATGTTGGATTATCCGATCATACTTTAGGTATAGGAGCGGCAGTTGCAAGTATTGCATTAGGAGCAACGGTCATAGAAAAACATTTTACAATTTCACGTGCAAATGGAGGCGTAGATTCTGCATTCTCATTAGAGCCAGCAGAAATGAAAATGTTGGTTGAAGAAGCGAATCGTGCTTATGAAGCTATGGGACAAGTACATTATGGCATTAGTGAACAGGAAAAAAAATCTTTACAATTTAGACGTAGCTTATATATTGTGGAAGATATGAGAAATGGTGATGTGATTACGGAGAAGAATATGCGGGCGATTCGACCAGGCCTAGGGCTGAGCCCGAAATATTATGATGCTTTTTATGGAAAGCGAGTATGTAGAAATGTAAAAAAAGGAACTCCTGTACAATGGGATCTTATTTAATTTAGGAGAGA from Massilibacillus massiliensis carries:
- the pseG gene encoding UDP-2,4-diacetamido-2,4,6-trideoxy-beta-L-altropyranose hydrolase encodes the protein MKHIAFRVDSSAQMGTGHLMRCLTLADILKQEAVITFISRDLQGNLNHLVREKGYCLLQLPSVERNEELQGYEQWLTVTGKVDAEQTKTLLGETVSDCMVIDHYAIDETWERILRPYAKKIMVIDDLANRKHNCDILLDQNYYCDMNNRYNRLVPPECKLLLGPQYALLRQEFYDARNKMHVRDGVIKNILVFFGGSDLTNETMKALKAIEKLKRKDIAVNVVVGGSNQHKGEVELFCRQYENMYCYCQVNNMADLMNRADLAIGAGGTTTWERWFLGLPAIVIAIAENQVKICEDCDQAGIIKYLGYSSSIVVENIRYTLEKLICENEMKNIIERLNDFKCDFNDKFFDEYFKNIEG
- the pseH gene encoding UDP-4-amino-4,6-dideoxy-N-acetyl-beta-L-altrosamine N-acetyltransferase; the protein is MFKLMPIDEQNLKLILQWRNAKRIRECMVNDEVITWQEHLQWFENLKTRNDREVLAFLVENRPVGIVSFIDIDRMHHHCHWGFYIGEENAPKGCGTIMAYYALSYAFEKYKVHKINSEVIDYNVKSINYHRSLGFEQNGKMLDELFREDKYIDLVLFTLFKEKWNQIKENVYRKGLEKIGIDKFENTK
- the pseI gene encoding pseudaminic acid synthase, which translates into the protein MKIQSRTKPFIIAEMSGNHNQSLERALKIVELAAKSGVDALKIQTYTADTMTLDINEREFFIKDKNSLWEGASLYNLYQKAYTPWEWHEPIFQRCKELGIIGFSTPFDSTSVEFLESLDVPFYKIASFENVDLPLIKKVSQTGKPIIASTGMASLAELDDLVQTARVNGCTDLILLKCTSSYPSTPAGTNLLTIPHMKQLFNCNVGLSDHTLGIGAAVASIALGATVIEKHFTISRANGGVDSAFSLEPAEMKMLVEEANRAYEAMGQVHYGISEQEKKSLQFRRSLYIVEDMRNGDVITEKNMRAIRPGLGLSPKYYDAFYGKRVCRNVKKGTPVQWDLI